Below is a window of Sulfurisphaera ohwakuensis DNA.
AATGACTTATATATGAGAGTTAAAGTTATTGACGCAGATGCTTTTTCATATATTTTCAGAACGTTAGAGGAATTCATAGATGAAATAACACTTGATTTTACCTCAGATGGACTAAAAATTAGGGGTATTGATCCTTCTAGGGTTACATTTATTGATATTTTAATTCCTTCCGGTTATTTTGAGGAATATAATGTAGAGAAGGAAGAAAAAGTAGGAGTAAAATTAGAGGATTTTACTGATGTATTAAAGACTGTTACAAAGAACGATAGCTTGTACTTAGAAACAGATGAAAATCAAAACATAAAAGTTACTCTTGATGGTGCATATGAAAGAACATTTACTTTTCCATCAATAGTTGCTTCTGAGATAGAAACTCCAAATCTAAACCTAGAATTTCCATTTAAGGCAAAGGCTCTTACAGTCACATTTACGGATATAATAGATGAAATAGAAGATATAGGCGGAGACTCAATTACATTTAAAGCTGAAGGAGGAAAACTATACCTTTCTGCAAATTCAGATATGGGATCTTCTACTATAGAATTGTCAACAGAGAATGGAGGCCTTTTAGAAAGCGAAGGAGGAGATGCAGAGAGTGTATATGGACTTGAGTATGTAGTAAATACGTCAAAAATGAGAAAACCTTCAGATACTGTTGAGATAGCCTTTGGATCGCAAATACCATTGAAACTAAGATATAACTTACCTCAAGGGGGGTATGCAGATTTCTACATTGCACCAAGAGCAGAATAAGATAATTAAGATTCTTTTTTCAGAATATTATGAGAAAGCTGAGTTAGATTTACCAAATGATATGGAACTAAGAGAATTTGCATATCAGCCCTTTGATTCTGAAACATATGTAAGACACTTATCCTTTTCATCACCACAGGAGTTAAGGCAGTATATACTTCAAAACGTACCATTACATCTATATTACTCTTCAGCAAGATATCAATTACCTTCAGCAAAAGAAATGGATGAAAAAGGATGGTTAGGCTCAGATTTACTTTTCGATTTAGATGCTGATGAAATATGTGAAGTTAAAGTAAGAAGATTTTGCCCTCAAGATGGATATGAGACTCTAGCTTCTAATTGTAACGGAGAATCTCCAATTGAGTATGCTGAAATAACTACTGAATGCATTATGAAAGTTTTTGAAAAAGCTCTCCTTATTAAAGATATTCTTAAGGAAGATTTTGGACTTAATGCACGAATATTCTTTTCTGGAAATAGAGGGTTTCATCTTAGAGTTACTTGTTACGAAGACTGTGCATTGCTTGACCCAGACGATAGGAAAGAAATAGCTGAGTATTTCACATCTCCAAAACCCCCAGTTATATATGAAGGAAATCCAGGTTGGTCTGGAAGAATAGCAAAAGGAATAGAAGGTATTAATATTGATACTCAAGTTACTATTGACATTAGAAGACTAGTTAGAATCCCTGGTTCATTAAATGGAAAAGCTGGATTAATGGTTGTGGAAATAAAAAATGACAAATTTGAATACGGTGAATGGCTATCCCCATTTGGTGGTGATTGTGTATTTTTACCATATGTTTCGGCAGAGCTAACAGTATTTAACTATAAGTATACAGTTAAGAGAAATTATCCAATAAAAATTGATACAAGGATAGGAGTATATTTAGCATTAAAAGGATTAGGAAAGGTGAAAGCATATGTTAGATGAGATAGTATTAAATGAAACCTTAAAAGAAGAACCTACCGAAATACAGTTAAAAGATTTAAACCAGTTAATAGTGCAGCTGAGAAAACTTAGGAGAAAATATAATGATGAACTACATAAAAAAGAAATTGAAATTTATGAAGAGCTGACAGAATCACTTTTTGAACTAAGAATTAGTAAACTTGTTGAAGGAAAGGAAATAAAAGGATTTGATTCTGATTTTTTGCAAGTTTTAAATTTAATGAAGAGAATTTATACTAATTTCCTTTCTGGAAAATATTATAATCTAGAAGACAAAATATTATGCTATGTTAATGTTAAATTTTCTATGAAAAATAAGACTCTTCATCCTGGTGACTTAATTTTATTGCCTTTAAGACAAGTTTTAGCTTTAATAACCTTAAACTATATTACTCCATTAGAAGTAGAATGAAAGTTCCCAAAGTTATAACTACATATTGCCCCAAATGCAAAACTCACACTGAACATTCTGTATCCTTATATAAAGGTGGTAAGAGAAGGACTCTCTCAGAAGGACAACGAAGATATGACAGAAAGAATCTAGGTTATGGAAGCAAAAGAAAACCAGAGCAAAAGAGATTCGCTAAAACAACAAAGAAACAAACACTAGTATTAAAATGTCAAAAATGCGGATATACTATAATGAGAGAAGGATTAAGAATGAAGAAAATTGAACTAGTTGAGGTGGTTAAATGAAGGCAAAATTCAAAGTTTTAATCCCAGAACCTAAAAGCAAATTTCTTAGAATTAAATGCCCTAACTGTGGAAACGAACAAACAGTGTTTAGCCATGCAACTTTCCCAGTGAGATGCTTGTCTTGTGGTACACAACTTGTATATCCTAGGGGCGGTAAGGCTAAAATAGTCGGTGAAACAGTTAGAATACTAGGTTAAAAATGATTTATAATAAAAACCCTATTCCAACTGAAGGAGAAATTTTAATTGCAACTGTAAAACAAGTTTTTGATTATGGTAGTTATGTAACTCTGGATGAATATGGAAATCTTCAAGCCTTCTTGCCTTGGAGTGAAATTAGTAGTAGATGGGTAAAGAACATTCGTGATGTGATAAAAGAAGGCAGAAAGATAGTTGTGAAAGTAATTAGAGTGGATAAAAGAAAAGGAACTATAGATGTATCTTTGAAGAAAGTTACAGAAGATGAAAAAAGAAAGAAAATGTCACAGTGGAAGAAAATACAAAAAGTTGATAAAATTCTAGAGATAGTTTCTCAAAAAATAAATAAGACAGAAAAGGAAGGATGGGAACAAGTAGCATGGAAACTTGAAGATAAGTATGGCGATGCATATGATGCTCTAGTTAAGGCAGTTAAAGAGGGGGATTCAATACTTAAAAACGCTGGCGTACCAGAAATTTGGATTAAACCTCTAATGGAAGAAATTGGGAAACACATAGAAGAAAAAAGAGTTAAAATAAGTGAAGTAATTACTCTAAGAAGCAGTGATCCAGCTGGAATTGAAAAAATAAGAAAAGTTTTAGGGGCGGCAGTTGAAATAGCTGAAAATGCTGATGTTGATATAAAAATTTACACTATTGGTGCTCCTAGATATAGGATAGATATAATAGGTACAGATCCGAAAATTCTCTCTAAAGTAATGACCGAAATATTAGATAATATAAGAGAAATAAGTAAAGAGGAAAAAGTAGAATTTAATGTGGTAAGAAAATGAAATGGAAAATAAAAAAATGTCCTAAAGACGGTACATATACTTTAAAAGATATATGCCCTATTTGTGGTACTCCTACAATTATTCCCCATCCAGCTAGATTTTCCCCAATAGATAAATATGTAAAATATAGAATAGAATTAAAAAAAGGTATAAAATTAAATTGTTAAGTAGTTATTGTAGTCCCATTTTCTTGAATTGTTAAGGGTAGAATAACGTTTGGTTCTACAAATTGATAAACTACAACAATAATATATACTATTGCTTCCCCGCCTACTGCAGGCTCAGCAGTAACTGGATATAGTGAAATATATACTGGTCTAAAGTAGGGTAAAACGACATTTGGCAAAATACCACTAGGATTAATCAAAGTAGCATTACCACCAAACGCTGAAGATAACTGGCTTAATGATATTGAAAATGGAGCTTGAACCGGACCTTGATTTAATGCTTGAACTCCTTCAATAAACATGTTAACTATCAATGAATTATATGCTTTGGGTGTCCAGGCCATTGGTAATGAGTTAGCAACTATTGAAGCTAACTGAGTTTGTCCTGCCTCGGCTAAAGTTGAGGCTGTCTCATTAACATAAGTGAAGTTAACATAACTATACATATTATAACCAGCTATAGTTGTCATTGCACCCATTGCTTTAGCAATATCACCTAGACTTGTAGTATAACCTATAAATTCTCCCGGGAAGTTTGTTGGATAACCAATAAACCATACTGATTGCCCAGAACTTGAAATGTATTGTGTCACAGCATCATAAGCGACAATATAAACTGGAATATTATAGTTAGGACTACCATAAGGATATATATGAAAATCGTTTTCTAAAACGTTAACAGCAAAAGTCTCATTATTTAGGAACATTTCCGCCATAAGCTTAATTTGAGTACCGTTAAGTGTATTATTCTCATCAATAACGCTCCGATTACCCACAACTTCAATCCAATATCCATAGTCCCACCAGCTTAGTATAAACGCATTCTTTGGTGTATTATGATTTATCCAGTCTAGCGCTGATATCCATGCATAATTAGTAGTTAAAAATGAAGTTGCTGCATTATAGATAGCTGTAGGTTCATAGCTAATTTCCATTGATATTCCAGCATCAGCTAATAAAGATATACCAATTATTCCTAACATGATTAGTGGTGCTATTCTTACACCCCTAGATTTGCTTTCTGCAAATCTGTTTGCAATCTCAGCAACACCTAAACCAGCTAATGCAGCAACAATATATGCAGTATAATTAAACAGGTATGGTTGCTCTGATGTTCCATAAATACTTGCAACACCTAAAATTAAGAGCCATAAACCAGGTAATTGAGCTCTTCTAGTAATTACAAAGTACATTCCTATAATTGAGAGAAATAATGATATTCCGAAATCCTGGATCATTGCTGTTACAGGTTGAGGAATATATTCAGCTACTGTCCTATCTATAGGTACTGAAAATTGGAAGAATGGATTAACTATTGCATAATATCTTGATGGTATTGGAGATTTTCCTAAAGCGGCTAATCCTAAAATTCCTAATGCTAGAATAAATACTATTGCAGCACCGATTATTATGTTCTTTGAATCTAATATTTCTTTAGGAATAATTTGTCTAATGTAGAGCTCTATGTAAAGGAACAGTGGAATTACAAGGAGTGACAAACCGTGAGCTAACCCGGACATAAAACCAATATTATTTGGAGCTAATGACGTAAGAAAAGCCGAAGTTATAGCTAATATAGTTAAGGTCTTTGCAGTAATCTCATCATTTTTGTTAAGCAACACTAAGAGGAAAGCAGCAATCGCGAGACTTAAGTCAATATAAGTATACCCTCCCCATGTAATATTAGCTAAAAATATCATTATACCTGCTGGAATACCATAAAGAGGGTTCTTTCTCTTAATAGCAAGAGTAACGAAATATATTGAAAAGAGTACAAATACTGCTCCCCATGAAGTTTTTGGCAATCCACCTAGTAAGTTCTTGTATGTAAGTGATGGAGAAACTGCAACTATAGCAGCTGCAATATATGCGCCAATCCTATTCTCAGTAATTACATCAATAGCTAAAAAAGCAGCAACTACTCCTAAACCATCTAAAAGTATATCAGAGAGAACTGCAACTGTATACACTGCATTAAAACCAAATTGCCCATAAAAAGGCAATGAAAACAAGGAGACTAACCATGGTAATCCGATGGTATTTCCAAGTTCTATAAAATAACCCCATGGGAACCAACCATGAACATCTGGTGGTACAGCGTACCAGTTTCCACCACTTTGTGCAATTAAAAGTGCATTGTAAAAAAGATACCAAGGATCAAACTCATTTACACTCTGGGGAAAGGCAAGTATATTTACTATTCTTATTAAAATCGATACTATAACTAGACCACTTATAACAGCAACATCAAGAAACTTAAATTTATCAAATTTAGGAATAACCTTAGTAGTTGACTGCATCGAAATACCTATTTATTTAAGTTATATAAGCTTAATCCATAAACACGGGTTTGATAAATTAATGAAAATTATATTTAAATTTAAAATTATGTATATAATATAATAACTATTTTTAATATATTTAATTAATATTTTATTTTTATTTATATTCACATAAAATAAAAATATAAGCAAACTAAGGCATAGTGTCGTCACTAGGTATAATTTTATTAATTAATGAAAATCTTTACAAAGAGAAGATACTAAGAAAAGGTTTTATACATCCTAATGTGAATATAGAAATATAAAGACCCTAGTGGTGACACTATAAACTAAGGCATACTTTCTGTGGGAAATCATGTATCAAAAAATTCAAATATCACTTAAGTAATCCATTACTAGAGGGACCGTCGTCTAGCCTGGACTAGGATGCAGGCCTGGGGATAAATCCCTAACCAGTACGCCTGTGGTCCCGGGTTCAAATCCCGGCGGTCCCATTACCAATAATTATCACTTCTTTCTCTCAATATTACTAAAATCATTAACAATGCTATAACAAATACAGCTATGACAATTATGGCAGATTTTAAATCTATATTAGATGTCTGTAAAGGAGCATCTGTATTTTCGCCATTTACTACTTTTATCTGAGGAACAGAAATTGAAATAACGGTAGAATTAACTACAACTATATAATTACGTATATCATGTATAATGTAAGGAGCAGACTTATAGTAAGCATTAGCCGCATAAACTTCTATCTCATTCTGTCCAATTGTAAGATTAAATGTAAAAGTAGTGTTAGTAGTATTAGTTACCAGCTTACCGTTATTATAAATTAAATAGTATTCAGCACCAAAAACTTTGCTCCAATTTAATAATATTGTATTTAACGTAATAGACCAGTTAACAGTTGGCGAAGCTGGTTGAATATAATAAATTAAAGTGAAAGTATATTCTGTTATTCCAGCTGTGTTAATAGCCTCTAAGGATACGTTATAAACACCAAATGGAACTTTAACGAAATACGAAGTATTTGTAGTACTTACATTGAGCAAAACAACATTTTCTTTACTTACTGTTAATATATATTTAGCCTTAGAAGTAGAGTTCCAACTTACTAGAAATCCATTTATTTTCTTATATACTGTTACTGTGAGATTAGCTTTTGATGCAGCTATAAAAGAAACTGTGGCAATACTACTATTTCCAATCTTATTGTACGCAATAAGCTCTATAGTATAAAGCTCTCCAGCCGTTAAATTGGTAAGCACATAAGATGTAACATTGCCCACGTTTAATCCTTTACCATTTATGTAAAGATAATAACCCTCAATAGGATATCCTCCATTAAACGTATCATACCAAGTTAAAGTAGCATTAAGGTTGCCAATTTTCACTTTAATAATTGGTGGATTAGGGACAGAAGATGGAGTTGCAGAAACAATATCTGAAGGTATACCATTTCCAAGAGAATTATATGGAATTATTTGGATATAATACGTTATGCCGTCCTTTAAATGCTTAATAGTATATGAAGTCACATTTCCCACGTTTATGGTCACTTTTTGAGAAAAGTTTGACCAATAAGTTATATAATATCCAGAGGCATTAATATCATACCATTTTAGTGTAATAGTCTCATTTCCACTCGCTACTGATGCTATTTGGGGTTTAGGCGGAGGAAGATAAATTGAAACTGTTTGCATTGCATTGGAAGGAATATTACCCGGCCCAAAACCACCTAGAATAATTAACCTATTCCCTATTTGTACACTGGTACTAAATTGCGTAGATATTTGCTCCTGAATGTTAGTATTTCGCCATGTACCATTATAATAATATAATATTTCTCCTAACTGATATGTACCACTAATATAATATAGCCCACCGACAAGGTATAAATACCCTTCATAATATCCCAAGACTCCACCAGCTTCAACACCAGGTAATGAAGGAAGTGAAATCCATGTATTATTTTCTGGATAATAAACAAAGACTGAGGAAGTTAGAGTTGCTGACTGGGTAAATCCACCAACCACGAACAAAGCTGAACCGTTAAAATAGTATGCAGAATATGCTAATCTCAAAGGAGCATTACCAATAATTTCCCAGGCATTAGTCTTCAAATTATATACTTGAATATAATTTACCGGGGGAACTAAAGAATTACCAGAGTAATTCATACCACCTATAACGTAAATCTTATAATCATAGGAGAAGACAATTGCACCATAAACCGGAATTGGCATGGAATCACTTATTACTTTCCACCCATTTCCAGTAAACTTAAGAATACCACCAAATATGGAAGTTGAGTTAGCTCCACCTACTACATAAAGAGTATTATTACATACAGTTGCACCAGCTGAGGCTAATGCAAAAGGCAAACTAGGACCTAAATACCAACTCCCATTCTCATAAATGTAGACGGAGCTAACGGGAGTACTATATAAATTTTCTCCGCCAATAAGGAAAATTTTACCATCGTAATAAGCTGATGTAGCATAAACCAGAGAGTCTGGAATTGCTTGATTTATAGAAGTGGTAAATTCTATGTAAGCCGTACTTAACGTAGGAAAAATCAATATTACTAAAACCAAAGCCAAAAGGGTATGCCGTTTCATGATTTACTAATCTATTAAATAATACTTTATAAATCCTATCACATGATTAGCTAAAATATTTTGAGACTATCCAATAGGTTAAACTCTCAAAAACTCTAGCAAACTTTAGGAAATACGGTTCGATCTTTAATTTAGAAGGAACATAAATTTCTCTCTTTCCAGTCTTTATAGCTTTTACAACTGCATCGGCAACCTTATCTGGAGTTTGCTAAAAACGTCTTGGGAATTCCTAAATGAAGGATGAGAAGTAAAATTAGTTTTTACCGGTCCTGGATAAATACCACTTACCTTAACATTATATTTCTTAGCCTCAGCCCATAGTGCATTAGTAAATTGTGCTAATCCTGCCTTAGCAGCTGAATAAACAATAAGTTTAGGTGTAGCAACATATGCTGCTTCAGAAACAATATTAACTATACTACCTTCCCTCTGACTTACCATAATAGGATATACAGACTTAATAAAATATAGTGGTGCAATAAAAAGAGTCTTTATCATATACTCTTCTTCATCTAAAGGCGTTTCAAGAAAAGAACCATAGATACCAAAACCGGCATTATTAACCAAAACATCTATTCTTCCAAACTTCTCATATACCTCCTTTACAATTCTAAAATCATTTTCCTTATCTGTAACATCGGCCTCATATATAATATCACCAACTTCTGCTTTACTCCTAGATATAGAAACTACAGTATATCCTTCATTTTTTAGCTTGATAGCTATAGCCTTACCAATTCCTTTAGAAGCACCAGTTACAATAGCAACTTTCATAATCTACCTTACCTTAAACCATAATCATAAACTTTTACCCAAATGCTTTTCTAAAGTTTCTTTCTACAATCTTATTAACTTCTTCTTCAGAAGTCCCTTTAAGTTTAGAAATTTCTTTAATTGCTTCAACTATATGGACCGGCTCTAATAATCTGCCTTTATACTCATAACCTCCATCACTTTCTGTTAATATTATATCTAAAGGTGACTTAATAACTATATTCTGATGTTTTTTCTGAAAAGTTACTGAAGGATTTACTGTTATAAAATATCCAGCTCCTTCTATTTCTTTTAATAAATTTTCTGGGCCAGTATACCAGTGAAAGATCGCTCTTTTAACATTATGTTTTTGTAAAATATTGAAAGCCTCTTCCCATGCATCAAGGGCATGAACGTTAATAAGTTTTTTCTGGTTCGAAGCCTCTTCAGCAAAAGCCTCAAAATATTTTAATTGAATGGATTTATCAGCCTTAGCATATCTATAATCTAATCCTACTTCCCCAATAAAATCAGCCTTTTTTACTAACTCTAAAACCTTATTTAAATTCTCTTCATGAACCCTCCATGGATGTATTCCAATACCAGCCAAAATATCTGGAGATTTTAAGGAAAGAGTTTCTATAGATGTAGAATAATCCATCGAAACCGCTGCTATTATGAAGTTTTCATATTTTTTCTTTAAATAAGAATAATGACAATGAGCATCGTAATACATATAAAAAAGAAAAAGATATGACTTAATAAATTTCATTCACACTTATGTTTATCTTACCATAGAAATTATAAAACTCTAATTCCAATTTACCACCACCAATAAAGTGTTTGGAGATGTCAGTACCAGAATATGCTATAATCAGAGTAGAATTGTCATACACTTTTACATTAAAAGGAGTGTCTGACTTAATAGTTAGGCTAATATTTCCAGAGCCTGGAAGATTAATAGGATATATATATGTACCAGAAGAATTTGCATAAACACCTATAGCAGAGGAATAGTTAAAGTAGTGTGTAACGTGGGTCATAGTAGTTGTATCTACATATTTTGCATTTGAGGATTGATTTGAAATTATATAATGATTAAAATAGTATTCGTATCCTATGACCGCTATTAAGATTAGAAAAGTAGCTATGAGGATCTTGCCTAACATATTTTCTAACTGAAAAGAGGTGAATTTATAAAATCGAGAACTAAATATTACTTCTCTGAACACGTGACAAGACATTACTGCTTTTCCATGTTGCTAGAGTTAAGAAAACAATAGCTAAGGAAGCATAACCCATAATTAGTCCCCATTTACCAGCTGAAACTATGCCAAAAGAATTAACTAATGCACCCATAATAATACTACCTATGCCACCTATTATACTTCCTAAGTTATATGTTAAACCGGTTAACATACCTCTGACCTCTATAGGTACGGATTCTACGATTAGTAATGGTGCTAATGGCCAAAAACCGGTAGCAATAGTATATAAAAGTAAACCGAACGTAATAAAGCTAGGCTGCTCAATCACAGCCAACATAAACGGTAAACCTATCATCTCGCCAATAACACCATACATTATTAACTTCCTCTTACTAAATTTGTCTGAAGCCCTACCAAATGCTATAAAAGAGACCGCTAACAAAACGTTAGATAAGAACATTAAAAAGCCTACATAATCTTTGCTTATTTGGATACTTTCAAGAAATTCTGGATATACTGCAAAAATTGAATAATAAGAGAAAAACATTCCAGAAATAACAATAGTGCTCCTTATTATAACTGACAGGTAGCCAGAAATATTAGCTTGAGCCTTTATATTTTCTTTTCTAAATGTTTTTACATCATTAACCTTAGCTAGAATATAAGGAACTAGAAAAATCGGTATCGCACCAGTTAAAAGAAACATCCTCCAATTAGTAGAAAAGAAAATATAAACAAGTCCTGTTAAGGCATAACCCAGCCCATAACCGGCTTGAACTATTCCATTTATTATTCCCCTCATAGAGACTGGTGCATTTTCATAAGCAATAACAGTACCAGCAGTCCATTGAGCACCCATGAAGAGTCCTTGAAGACTTCTAGCTAATAAAAGTATGAAAACATTAGGAGATAATGCTAATAAAAGCTGAGACAAAGAGTATCCTGCAGTACCTAAATTTAAAACCACTTTCCTTCCATAAATATCTGCAAACTTGCCGAATACATAACCGCCTATTACTCTAAAAATTAAACCTAAGGAAAAAAGTAACGTACCGATAACTGTTGATGCATCAAAACACTTATACAATTCTTCATAAACATAAGTAATAATAAGGAGATCATAAATATTACCGGCCCATGCAAATGTAGAAGCGATTGTTGCATGAACCCATTTTTCCATATATAAATAGTAATATAAATGGGTTTAAACTTCTGTTTTAATAAAAAGAATAAGAATATTTAAATTTTGTATTATCAAATAAGTAATTATAATATTGGATTAAGCGAGCAAATTACTCATAACGCAGCCACTATGTTATATTTCCGCAAGTTTTAACATATATGGATACGTTATTAAATGCGTGTACATCGATCATATCTATAATAGACCTTTTCCCTTTTCTTCAATTTTCTAAAATGTATTAAGACTTAGATGATATAATAAATATATAGACCTTTTTGCTTACTATGATGGTAATTTAAAAATTATTAACGTTATAATACGAATAGTTTCGGACA
It encodes the following:
- the pcn3 gene encoding DNA polymerase sliding clamp Pcn3 translates to MRVKVIDADAFSYIFRTLEEFIDEITLDFTSDGLKIRGIDPSRVTFIDILIPSGYFEEYNVEKEEKVGVKLEDFTDVLKTVTKNDSLYLETDENQNIKVTLDGAYERTFTFPSIVASEIETPNLNLEFPFKAKALTVTFTDIIDEIEDIGGDSITFKAEGGKLYLSANSDMGSSTIELSTENGGLLESEGGDAESVYGLEYVVNTSKMRKPSDTVEIAFGSQIPLKLRYNLPQGGYADFYIAPRAE
- the priS gene encoding DNA primase small subunit PriS, whose translation is MQISTLHQEQNKIIKILFSEYYEKAELDLPNDMELREFAYQPFDSETYVRHLSFSSPQELRQYILQNVPLHLYYSSARYQLPSAKEMDEKGWLGSDLLFDLDADEICEVKVRRFCPQDGYETLASNCNGESPIEYAEITTECIMKVFEKALLIKDILKEDFGLNARIFFSGNRGFHLRVTCYEDCALLDPDDRKEIAEYFTSPKPPVIYEGNPGWSGRIAKGIEGINIDTQVTIDIRRLVRIPGSLNGKAGLMVVEIKNDKFEYGEWLSPFGGDCVFLPYVSAELTVFNYKYTVKRNYPIKIDTRIGVYLALKGLGKVKAYVR
- a CDS encoding 50S ribosomal protein L44e; protein product: MKVPKVITTYCPKCKTHTEHSVSLYKGGKRRTLSEGQRRYDRKNLGYGSKRKPEQKRFAKTTKKQTLVLKCQKCGYTIMREGLRMKKIELVEVVK
- a CDS encoding 30S ribosomal protein S27e, which encodes MKAKFKVLIPEPKSKFLRIKCPNCGNEQTVFSHATFPVRCLSCGTQLVYPRGGKAKIVGETVRILG
- a CDS encoding translation initiation factor IF-2 subunit alpha; protein product: MIYNKNPIPTEGEILIATVKQVFDYGSYVTLDEYGNLQAFLPWSEISSRWVKNIRDVIKEGRKIVVKVIRVDKRKGTIDVSLKKVTEDEKRKKMSQWKKIQKVDKILEIVSQKINKTEKEGWEQVAWKLEDKYGDAYDALVKAVKEGDSILKNAGVPEIWIKPLMEEIGKHIEEKRVKISEVITLRSSDPAGIEKIRKVLGAAVEIAENADVDIKIYTIGAPRYRIDIIGTDPKILSKVMTEILDNIREISKEEKVEFNVVRK
- a CDS encoding RNA-protein complex protein Nop10, whose amino-acid sequence is MKWKIKKCPKDGTYTLKDICPICGTPTIIPHPARFSPIDKYVKYRIELKKGIKLNC
- a CDS encoding STT3 domain-containing protein, producing MQSTTKVIPKFDKFKFLDVAVISGLVIVSILIRIVNILAFPQSVNEFDPWYLFYNALLIAQSGGNWYAVPPDVHGWFPWGYFIELGNTIGLPWLVSLFSLPFYGQFGFNAVYTVAVLSDILLDGLGVVAAFLAIDVITENRIGAYIAAAIVAVSPSLTYKNLLGGLPKTSWGAVFVLFSIYFVTLAIKRKNPLYGIPAGIMIFLANITWGGYTYIDLSLAIAAFLLVLLNKNDEITAKTLTILAITSAFLTSLAPNNIGFMSGLAHGLSLLVIPLFLYIELYIRQIIPKEILDSKNIIIGAAIVFILALGILGLAALGKSPIPSRYYAIVNPFFQFSVPIDRTVAEYIPQPVTAMIQDFGISLFLSIIGMYFVITRRAQLPGLWLLILGVASIYGTSEQPYLFNYTAYIVAALAGLGVAEIANRFAESKSRGVRIAPLIMLGIIGISLLADAGISMEISYEPTAIYNAATSFLTTNYAWISALDWINHNTPKNAFILSWWDYGYWIEVVGNRSVIDENNTLNGTQIKLMAEMFLNNETFAVNVLENDFHIYPYGSPNYNIPVYIVAYDAVTQYISSSGQSVWFIGYPTNFPGEFIGYTTSLGDIAKAMGAMTTIAGYNMYSYVNFTYVNETASTLAEAGQTQLASIVANSLPMAWTPKAYNSLIVNMFIEGVQALNQGPVQAPFSISLSQLSSAFGGNATLINPSGILPNVVLPYFRPVYISLYPVTAEPAVGGEAIVYIIVVVYQFVEPNVILPLTIQENGTTITT
- a CDS encoding fibronectin type III domain-containing protein; this translates as MKRHTLLALVLVILIFPTLSTAYIEFTTSINQAIPDSLVYATSAYYDGKIFLIGGENLYSTPVSSVYIYENGSWYLGPSLPFALASAGATVCNNTLYVVGGANSTSIFGGILKFTGNGWKVISDSMPIPVYGAIVFSYDYKIYVIGGMNYSGNSLVPPVNYIQVYNLKTNAWEIIGNAPLRLAYSAYYFNGSALFVVGGFTQSATLTSSVFVYYPENNTWISLPSLPGVEAGGVLGYYEGYLYLVGGLYYISGTYQLGEILYYYNGTWRNTNIQEQISTQFSTSVQIGNRLIILGGFGPGNIPSNAMQTVSIYLPPPKPQIASVASGNETITLKWYDINASGYYITYWSNFSQKVTINVGNVTSYTIKHLKDGITYYIQIIPYNSLGNGIPSDIVSATPSSVPNPPIIKVKIGNLNATLTWYDTFNGGYPIEGYYLYINGKGLNVGNVTSYVLTNLTAGELYTIELIAYNKIGNSSIATVSFIAASKANLTVTVYKKINGFLVSWNSTSKAKYILTVSKENVVLLNVSTTNTSYFVKVPFGVYNVSLEAINTAGITEYTFTLIYYIQPASPTVNWSITLNTILLNWSKVFGAEYYLIYNNGKLVTNTTNTTFTFNLTIGQNEIEVYAANAYYKSAPYIIHDIRNYIVVVNSTVISISVPQIKVVNGENTDAPLQTSNIDLKSAIIVIAVFVIALLMILVILRERSDNYW
- a CDS encoding TatD family hydrolase, which produces MYYDAHCHYSYLKKKYENFIIAAVSMDYSTSIETLSLKSPDILAGIGIHPWRVHEENLNKVLELVKKADFIGEVGLDYRYAKADKSIQLKYFEAFAEEASNQKKLINVHALDAWEEAFNILQKHNVKRAIFHWYTGPENLLKEIEGAGYFITVNPSVTFQKKHQNIVIKSPLDIILTESDGGYEYKGRLLEPVHIVEAIKEISKLKGTSEEEVNKIVERNFRKAFG
- a CDS encoding MFS transporter, translating into MEKWVHATIASTFAWAGNIYDLLIITYVYEELYKCFDASTVIGTLLFSLGLIFRVIGGYVFGKFADIYGRKVVLNLGTAGYSLSQLLLALSPNVFILLLARSLQGLFMGAQWTAGTVIAYENAPVSMRGIINGIVQAGYGLGYALTGLVYIFFSTNWRMFLLTGAIPIFLVPYILAKVNDVKTFRKENIKAQANISGYLSVIIRSTIVISGMFFSYYSIFAVYPEFLESIQISKDYVGFLMFLSNVLLAVSFIAFGRASDKFSKRKLIMYGVIGEMIGLPFMLAVIEQPSFITFGLLLYTIATGFWPLAPLLIVESVPIEVRGMLTGLTYNLGSIIGGIGSIIMGALVNSFGIVSAGKWGLIMGYASLAIVFLTLATWKSSNVLSRVQRSNI